In a single window of the Diospyros lotus cultivar Yz01 chromosome 10, ASM1463336v1, whole genome shotgun sequence genome:
- the LOC127811773 gene encoding uncharacterized protein LOC127811773 isoform X1, which translates to MSILWEKSETWRWIVRKTRDSKGFFLAFATVCGVVPGIIGYGVMQVTSSGNERLEAELRRNSRPDSLMMGQVNKERLAEYLGELQRKENTNDRYVAALRGETLTRKPYARIQPVPKGSSSEVNKEQK; encoded by the exons atgTCGATACTGTGGGAAAAGAGCGAGACATGGAGGTGGATAGTGAGGAAGACGAGGGATTCGAAGGGGTTTTTCCTGGCCTTCGCGACTGTGTGCGGCGTGGTTCCGGGAATCATTGGCTATGGAGTGATGCAGGTCACGAGTTCAGGCAACGAACGACTAGAAGCTGAACTCCGCCGCAATTCTCGCCCCGATTCCCTT ATGATGGGGCAAGTAAACAAGGAGAGGCTGGCAGAGTACCTTGGTGAATTGCAGAGGAAAGAGAACACCAATGACAGATACGTAGCAGCTCTGAGGGGGGAGACTTTGACCCGGAAGCCGTATGCCAGAATTCAACCAGTCCCGAAGGGAAGCAGCTCCGAAGTTAACAAAGAACAGAAGTGA
- the LOC127811773 gene encoding uncharacterized protein LOC127811773 isoform X2: MSILWEKSETWRWIVRKTRDSKGFFLAFATVCGVVPGIIGYGVMQVTSSGNERLEAELRRNSRPDSLNFFCAKCGMHSIPRKALQLVLPQTQLQTAASTSCP, from the exons atgTCGATACTGTGGGAAAAGAGCGAGACATGGAGGTGGATAGTGAGGAAGACGAGGGATTCGAAGGGGTTTTTCCTGGCCTTCGCGACTGTGTGCGGCGTGGTTCCGGGAATCATTGGCTATGGAGTGATGCAGGTCACGAGTTCAGGCAACGAACGACTAGAAGCTGAACTCCGCCGCAATTCTCGCCCCGATTCCCTT AATTTCTTTTGTGCAAAGTGTGGTATGCATTCAATCCCTAGGAAAGCTCTGCAGCTAGTGCTTCCTCAAACTCAGCTACAAACTGCAGCAAGTACAAGTTgtccttaa